The Engraulis encrasicolus isolate BLACKSEA-1 chromosome 4, IST_EnEncr_1.0, whole genome shotgun sequence genome includes a window with the following:
- the LOC134446707 gene encoding ubiquinol-cytochrome-c reductase complex assembly factor 6: protein MPAGVSWPRYLKMLGASILSMFAGAQVVHQYYRPDLTIPEIPPRPGELRTELLGLKAEEDSSAEKQ, encoded by the exons ATGCCGGCTGGGGTGTCATGGCCGAGATACCTGAAGATGTTGGGAGCCAGTATTCTCTCCATGTTCGCTGGAGCACAAGTTGTTCATCAGTATTACAGACCGGACCTG ACTATTCCTGAGATTCCACCCAGACCTGGAGAACTGCGGACCGAACTGTTAGGACTGAAAGCTGAGGAGGACAGCAGCGCTGAAAAGCAATGA